Proteins encoded by one window of Companilactobacillus ginsenosidimutans:
- a CDS encoding JAB domain-containing protein — MELGARKIERESMPKEQISLSQLGKHLIKKIGNSPQEKLVAVYLDNGFHIIKESTIFIGTVDSATVHPRDVLREGLRLSAPQVIICHNHPGGSLSASPEDERFSERLKKCCELVGINLVDHIIVTPHDFLSFKAQDLI; from the coding sequence GTGGAATTGGGTGCTAGAAAAATTGAACGAGAATCAATGCCCAAGGAACAGATTTCATTGTCTCAATTGGGGAAACATTTAATTAAAAAAATCGGTAATTCGCCACAAGAAAAATTAGTAGCGGTATATTTAGATAACGGTTTTCACATTATAAAGGAGAGCACTATTTTTATCGGCACTGTTGATTCTGCTACAGTTCATCCAAGGGATGTCCTGAGAGAAGGGTTGCGACTGTCAGCACCACAAGTGATCATTTGTCATAACCATCCTGGTGGCAGTTTGTCTGCCAGTCCGGAGGATGAGAGATTCAGTGAACGCTTGAAAAAGTGCTGTGAGTTAGTCGGTATTAATTTAGTTGATCATATTATTGTGACGCCTCATGATTTCTTGAGTTTTAAAGCTCAAGATTTAATTTGA
- a CDS encoding DUF4044 domain-containing protein: MNDKKPKSTLSKIIQGVVWLMIIVTLLGVVLGIVPGLLQ, from the coding sequence TTGAACGATAAAAAGCCGAAGAGTACTTTATCTAAAATCATTCAAGGAGTTGTTTGGTTGATGATTATTGTTACCCTTCTTGGTGTAGTGCTTGGAATTGTACCAGGATTACTACAATAA
- the mraZ gene encoding division/cell wall cluster transcriptional repressor MraZ, which produces MFMGEFHHTIDAKGRIIVPSKFRQEIGESFVVTRGMDGCLFGYPMDQWTKLEAQLDKLPLTKKDARAFTRFFYSAATEVEFDKQGRINLSAPLIKFSKLEKNCVIVGVSDRIEIWDEENWNKFNQEAEENFEDISEKMTDFDF; this is translated from the coding sequence ATGTTCATGGGTGAATTTCATCACACAATTGATGCAAAGGGAAGAATAATAGTTCCATCAAAATTCCGCCAAGAAATTGGTGAATCCTTTGTGGTCACACGTGGAATGGACGGATGTCTTTTTGGATATCCCATGGACCAATGGACAAAACTTGAAGCTCAACTCGACAAATTACCATTAACGAAAAAAGATGCTCGTGCCTTTACCAGATTCTTTTATTCGGCAGCTACTGAAGTGGAATTCGATAAGCAAGGACGTATCAATTTATCGGCTCCACTGATCAAGTTTTCTAAATTAGAAAAGAATTGTGTGATCGTGGGAGTATCTGATCGAATCGAAATTTGGGACGAAGAGAATTGGAATAAATTCAATCAAGAGGCAGAAGAGAACTTTGAAGATATTTCGGAGAAGATGACAGACTTTGACTTCTAA
- a CDS encoding UPF0758 domain-containing protein — protein sequence MINIREKLQKHGTDALTTQELIAVILGTGTKDCDVTKLSANVLIGSDNLRKLNMESLIQQKRCGQRPGLQATSRRGIGC from the coding sequence ATGATAAATATACGAGAAAAATTACAAAAACATGGAACTGATGCACTAACGACCCAAGAGTTGATTGCGGTTATTTTAGGAACAGGAACGAAAGACTGTGATGTTACTAAACTATCCGCTAATGTGCTGATTGGGTCGGATAACTTGAGAAAGCTGAATATGGAATCATTAATTCAGCAAAAAAGGTGTGGGCAACGCCCAGGCCTGCAAGCTACTAGCCGCCGTGGAATTGGGTGCTAG
- a CDS encoding valine--tRNA ligase, with translation MREIDMDTKYNPTEVENGRYQTWLDQGVFKPSGDKKAKPYSIVIPPPNVTGKLHLGHAWDTTIQDTLIRYKRMQGYDTLYLPGMDHAGIATQAKVEAKLREQGITRYDLGREKFIQEVWKWKDEFAGIIKSQWGKLGLSLDYDRERFTLDEGLSKAVRKVFVKLYNEGLIYRGEYIINWDPQLQTALSDIEVIHKDDKGAFYHVKYPYADGSGYIEIATTRPETMFGDVAVAVNPSDERYKDIVGKEIIVPLVDRKIPIIADQYVTKDFGTGMVKITPAHDPNDFLVGNRHDLKRINTMNADGTMNENAGKYVGMDRFEARKAIVADLEDQDYMLKVEPITHSVGHSERSGAQVEARLSTQWFVKMKPLAEMALKNQEGDNKVNFVPERFEGTFTQWMENVHDWVISRQLWWGHRIPAWYNNETGETYVGEEAPKDPENWTQDSDVLDTWFSSALWPFSTMGWPDEDSDDYKRYFPTNTLVTGYDIIFFWVSRMIFDSLKFTGKRPFEHVVIHGLIRDEQGRKMSKSLGNGIDPMDVIDKYGADALRWFLMVGSTPGQDTRFSYDKMDSAWNFINKIWNASRFVIMNLDENTPAMDDLSKVTTYDLTDKWILAKLNATVNDVSRLLDKFEFGEAGRSLYNFIWNDFCDWYIEMSKATLTGEDGDAKDQKRMLLTYVLDKILKLMHPIMPFVTEKIWLSMPHNGKSISLAAYPENHDEFKNDAAVEQMEVLIDLIKSVRKIRLEANAPLSSAIDIFIKPQNEEIKETLLNNKEYIDRFAHPKELKIDTDLEAPELAMTGVTNGTEVYIPLAELIDLDEEIARQEEEMGKMDKEISRIEKKLSNENFVSKAPEKVVDEQKSKLADYRLRKDKISQRIAQLQKNK, from the coding sequence ATGAGAGAAATCGATATGGATACAAAATATAATCCAACCGAAGTTGAAAATGGCCGTTATCAAACATGGCTTGATCAAGGTGTTTTCAAACCTTCTGGTGATAAAAAAGCAAAGCCTTATTCAATTGTTATCCCACCACCAAATGTTACTGGTAAGCTACATTTGGGTCATGCATGGGATACTACAATTCAAGATACATTAATTAGATACAAGCGTATGCAAGGGTACGATACTTTGTATTTACCAGGTATGGATCACGCCGGAATTGCTACGCAAGCTAAGGTTGAAGCAAAATTGCGTGAACAAGGTATTACACGTTACGATCTGGGACGTGAAAAATTCATTCAAGAAGTTTGGAAATGGAAAGATGAGTTTGCCGGCATTATCAAATCTCAATGGGGAAAATTAGGACTTTCATTAGACTATGATCGTGAGAGGTTTACCCTGGATGAAGGTCTATCAAAAGCTGTTAGAAAAGTTTTCGTTAAATTGTATAACGAAGGTTTAATTTATCGTGGTGAGTACATCATTAACTGGGATCCACAACTTCAAACTGCTTTGTCAGATATCGAAGTAATCCACAAAGATGATAAAGGTGCTTTTTATCACGTTAAATATCCATATGCTGATGGCTCTGGATATATCGAAATTGCTACTACTCGTCCAGAAACAATGTTTGGTGACGTGGCTGTTGCCGTTAACCCAAGTGATGAAAGATATAAGGACATTGTTGGAAAAGAAATCATTGTTCCGCTAGTTGATCGTAAAATTCCAATCATCGCTGACCAATACGTAACTAAAGACTTTGGAACTGGTATGGTTAAGATCACACCAGCTCATGATCCTAATGACTTTTTAGTTGGTAATCGTCATGACTTGAAACGTATTAATACAATGAACGCTGACGGTACTATGAATGAAAACGCCGGTAAGTATGTTGGTATGGATAGATTTGAGGCACGTAAGGCAATTGTTGCTGACTTGGAAGACCAAGATTATATGCTTAAGGTTGAACCCATTACTCATAGTGTTGGACATTCAGAACGCTCTGGTGCACAAGTTGAAGCTAGACTTTCAACACAATGGTTCGTTAAGATGAAACCACTTGCAGAAATGGCTTTGAAGAATCAAGAAGGCGACAACAAAGTTAACTTTGTTCCTGAAAGATTTGAAGGCACATTTACACAGTGGATGGAAAATGTTCACGATTGGGTTATTTCACGTCAGTTATGGTGGGGTCACAGAATTCCAGCTTGGTACAACAATGAAACTGGTGAGACTTATGTTGGTGAAGAAGCACCAAAGGATCCAGAAAACTGGACACAAGATTCTGATGTACTAGATACTTGGTTCTCAAGTGCTCTTTGGCCTTTTTCAACTATGGGTTGGCCAGATGAGGATAGTGATGATTACAAACGTTACTTCCCAACTAATACATTGGTTACTGGTTACGATATTATTTTCTTCTGGGTATCAAGAATGATTTTTGATAGTTTGAAGTTTACTGGTAAACGCCCATTTGAGCACGTTGTTATTCATGGACTTATCCGTGACGAACAAGGTCGCAAGATGAGTAAGTCACTAGGTAATGGTATTGATCCAATGGATGTTATCGACAAATATGGTGCAGATGCACTTCGTTGGTTCTTGATGGTTGGTTCAACTCCTGGTCAAGATACTAGATTCAGTTATGACAAAATGGATTCCGCATGGAACTTCATCAACAAGATTTGGAATGCAAGTCGTTTCGTTATCATGAACTTAGATGAAAATACTCCAGCAATGGATGATTTATCTAAAGTAACAACTTATGATTTGACTGATAAATGGATCTTGGCAAAATTGAATGCCACAGTAAATGACGTAAGCCGTTTGCTTGATAAATTCGAATTTGGTGAAGCTGGAAGAAGTTTATATAACTTTATTTGGAATGATTTTTGTGACTGGTATATTGAAATGAGTAAAGCTACTCTTACTGGAGAAGATGGGGATGCTAAGGATCAAAAGAGAATGTTGTTGACGTACGTATTGGACAAAATTCTCAAGTTAATGCACCCAATCATGCCATTTGTAACTGAAAAAATCTGGTTATCAATGCCACATAATGGTAAATCAATTTCATTAGCAGCTTATCCTGAAAATCATGATGAGTTCAAAAATGATGCGGCAGTTGAACAAATGGAAGTCCTAATTGATTTAATTAAATCAGTTAGAAAGATTCGTTTGGAAGCTAACGCTCCACTTTCAAGTGCAATTGACATTTTCATAAAACCTCAAAATGAAGAAATCAAAGAAACGCTTTTGAATAACAAAGAATACATCGATAGATTTGCTCATCCTAAGGAATTGAAGATTGATACTGATCTTGAAGCACCAGAATTAGCAATGACTGGTGTGACAAATGGAACTGAAGTATATATTCCATTAGCCGAATTGATTGACTTAGATGAGGAAATTGCTCGTCAAGAAGAAGAAATGGGCAAGATGGATAAAGAAATATCCAGAATTGAAAAGAAGTTGTCTAATGAAAACTTTGTTAGCAAAGCACCTGAGAAAGTTGTTGATGAACAGAAGTCTAAATTGGCAGATTATCGATTACGTAAAGATAAAATCAGTCAAAGAATTGCTCAACTTCAAAAAAATAAGTAG
- the mreD gene encoding rod shape-determining protein MreD, with protein MPIKTQKMIGQVVFIMLAFYFDGLMKWSFLNNMNKGTMSIVPQLMLMVLVMLTTRLDSRRTILVYGIVFGVIYDSYYFGIIGLYTVLLPLILVGIDHYKFLFTKTSVGYETSIYFLSLTALETGVFLLEKLFKLASADIGDFITYILGPTLLWNIIVFFILYVPFANLSDWLVKYRRGTK; from the coding sequence ATGCCTATTAAAACACAAAAGATGATAGGTCAAGTTGTCTTTATTATGCTGGCATTTTACTTTGATGGCTTGATGAAATGGTCTTTTTTAAATAATATGAATAAAGGAACTATGTCAATAGTTCCCCAGTTGATGTTGATGGTACTGGTCATGCTCACCACGAGACTCGATAGTAGAAGAACGATACTAGTTTATGGAATAGTATTTGGTGTCATTTACGATTCATATTATTTTGGGATAATCGGATTGTACACAGTATTGTTGCCACTTATTTTAGTGGGAATTGATCATTATAAATTTTTATTTACCAAAACTTCAGTCGGATATGAGACATCAATTTATTTCTTGTCTTTAACTGCTTTAGAGACTGGTGTATTCCTGCTTGAAAAATTATTCAAGCTTGCATCAGCCGATATAGGTGATTTTATTACCTATATTCTCGGTCCAACTTTGCTTTGGAATATAATAGTATTCTTTATTTTATATGTTCCTTTTGCCAATCTTAGTGATTGGCTAGTTAAGTATAGGAGGGGAACCAAATGA
- the minD gene encoding septum site-determining protein MinD, with amino-acid sequence MGISIVVTSGKGGVGKTTTTANVSTELASMGKKVCMVDLDIGLRNLDAVLGLTNRIVYDIVDVAQERVVLSQALVRDPRFGDNLYLLAASQFSDKYVLDNAAVSTIIEYLKQRFDFVMIDCPAGIEYGFKNAVNSADAALVVTNPEIASVSDSDRVVGILESLEMPITPHLIINRIRKNMINEGTSMKIEDIVNHLGIPLIGIIVDEDEVISSSNAGETVVSDPNSDAGRGYKNIARRMLGENVPLTLFDTPKKRGFMSRMFGRNN; translated from the coding sequence ATGGGAATTTCTATTGTTGTGACATCCGGTAAGGGTGGAGTTGGAAAAACAACTACCACAGCTAATGTCAGTACAGAGTTAGCATCTATGGGGAAAAAAGTCTGTATGGTCGATTTAGATATAGGACTTCGTAACTTGGATGCAGTCCTTGGATTAACCAATAGAATAGTATATGACATTGTCGATGTTGCCCAAGAAAGAGTAGTTTTATCACAGGCTCTGGTTAGGGATCCAAGATTCGGAGATAATTTATATCTTCTGGCTGCATCACAATTTTCTGATAAATATGTTTTGGACAATGCAGCAGTAAGTACAATTATTGAATATTTAAAACAAAGATTCGATTTTGTCATGATTGATTGTCCAGCTGGAATTGAATATGGATTCAAAAATGCCGTTAATTCTGCTGATGCAGCTTTAGTTGTGACGAATCCCGAAATAGCATCGGTTAGTGATTCTGATCGTGTTGTTGGTATTTTGGAAAGTCTTGAGATGCCAATTACACCACATTTAATTATCAATAGAATTAGAAAGAACATGATCAACGAAGGTACTTCAATGAAAATTGAAGATATTGTTAATCATTTAGGAATTCCATTAATCGGAATTATAGTTGATGAAGATGAAGTTATCTCTTCTTCAAACGCTGGTGAAACCGTTGTTTCTGATCCTAATAGTGATGCCGGACGTGGTTATAAGAATATTGCTCGCCGTATGTTAGGTGAGAATGTTCCGTTAACATTATTCGACACACCTAAGAAACGCGGATTTATGAGCCGAATGTTTGGACGAAATAACTAG
- a CDS encoding rod shape-determining protein: protein MFGIGSKKVGIDLGTANTLVYVEGKGIVLNEPSVVAKNNNTGEIVAVGSDAREMIGRTPGSISAIRPMRDGVIADYDTTAAMMKYFIEKTTGNSHPSVMVCVPSGVTEVEKRAVIEATQHAGAKEAYVIEEPFAAAIGAGLPVMDPTGNMVVDIGGGTTDVATISLGGIVSSRSIRVAGDKFDESISAYIKTNFNLQIGERTAEDVKMQVGSASIEKSKELESMQIRGRDLVTGLPKTIQLAGEDIATAIHEDVQEIIETIKETLEETSPEIAADVIDHGIVLTGGGALLHHLPEVISEATGVPVFIAQDPLDCVAIGTGESLKNIDVMRRQK, encoded by the coding sequence TTGTTTGGTATAGGATCAAAAAAAGTTGGTATTGACTTAGGTACAGCAAATACTCTTGTTTACGTTGAAGGCAAGGGAATCGTATTAAATGAACCATCAGTTGTTGCAAAGAACAACAATACTGGTGAAATCGTAGCAGTTGGTTCTGATGCGAGAGAAATGATTGGACGTACACCTGGAAGCATTTCAGCCATTCGTCCTATGAGAGACGGTGTTATCGCGGACTACGATACTACTGCAGCTATGATGAAGTATTTCATCGAAAAAACAACCGGTAATTCACATCCATCTGTAATGGTATGTGTGCCAAGTGGTGTTACTGAAGTTGAAAAGAGAGCTGTTATCGAAGCTACTCAACATGCAGGAGCCAAAGAAGCTTATGTAATCGAAGAACCATTTGCAGCTGCAATTGGTGCGGGACTTCCTGTTATGGATCCAACTGGTAACATGGTTGTTGATATTGGTGGTGGTACTACTGATGTCGCTACTATTTCTCTTGGTGGTATTGTCTCATCACGTTCAATCAGAGTTGCTGGTGATAAGTTTGATGAGTCAATTTCTGCTTATATCAAAACAAACTTTAATTTGCAAATCGGTGAAAGAACTGCTGAAGATGTTAAAATGCAAGTTGGTTCAGCCTCAATTGAGAAATCAAAAGAACTTGAATCAATGCAAATTCGTGGTAGAGATTTAGTTACTGGTCTACCAAAGACTATTCAATTAGCTGGCGAAGATATTGCCACTGCTATTCATGAAGATGTTCAAGAGATTATTGAAACAATCAAGGAAACACTTGAAGAAACATCACCTGAAATTGCCGCTGATGTTATTGATCACGGTATTGTTCTAACGGGTGGGGGGGCTTTGTTGCACCATTTACCAGAGGTTATCTCTGAAGCAACTGGAGTGCCTGTATTTATAGCTCAAGACCCACTAGATTGTGTAGCCATCGGTACTGGAGAATCATTGAAAAATATCGATGTAATGCGTCGTCAAAAATAA
- the mreC gene encoding rod shape-determining protein MreC, translating into MQKFFSNKKLIILMIIIIVTFGLLAVSVNVRDKKDTPPVVQQVGNDVVSLVGGVFSYPTNGIKNVSSEFSDLYNTYAENRRLKSKIEDLAQNQAKLKVTQDENKKLKQELDLNATLTDYDTTNAAVLTRSPSSWQNYLVINRGQTSGIKKNMPVMSGKGLIGRIVEVNKISSKVELISTDNEINDKFASEILDDNKTNITGVVSRFDNSTGDLVMENVNSVKGIKKGQRVVTSGLGGRTPRGLYIGKVYGIKKDDYGMTNSVYITPAAELRNFTVVTVIKSSVSGEK; encoded by the coding sequence ATGCAAAAGTTTTTCTCAAATAAAAAGTTAATTATTTTAATGATAATCATTATTGTAACTTTTGGACTTTTGGCGGTATCTGTTAACGTCAGAGATAAAAAAGATACTCCTCCCGTTGTTCAGCAAGTCGGCAACGATGTCGTTAGTTTGGTTGGTGGCGTATTCTCATATCCAACTAACGGGATAAAGAACGTTTCCTCTGAATTCTCTGATCTCTACAATACCTATGCTGAAAATCGTCGATTGAAATCAAAAATTGAGGATTTAGCACAAAATCAAGCTAAATTAAAAGTTACTCAAGATGAGAACAAGAAACTTAAACAAGAACTAGATTTAAATGCCACTCTTACAGACTATGACACAACTAATGCAGCTGTCTTGACACGATCACCTAGTAGTTGGCAAAACTACCTAGTCATCAATCGCGGTCAAACAAGTGGTATTAAGAAAAACATGCCTGTTATGTCTGGTAAAGGGTTGATTGGTAGAATCGTAGAGGTTAACAAGATTAGTTCTAAGGTTGAGTTGATTTCTACAGATAATGAAATCAATGACAAGTTTGCTTCTGAGATTCTTGATGATAACAAAACTAATATAACTGGTGTCGTGAGTCGCTTTGATAACAGTACAGGTGATTTAGTTATGGAAAATGTCAATTCTGTAAAGGGAATCAAAAAAGGTCAACGTGTAGTTACTTCTGGTCTTGGTGGAAGAACACCAAGAGGTTTATATATCGGTAAGGTATACGGTATTAAGAAGGACGATTATGGAATGACCAATTCTGTATATATTACGCCAGCCGCAGAGTTGAGAAACTTCACTGTTGTTACAGTTATCAAATCTTCTGTAAGTGGTGAAAAATAA
- a CDS encoding septum site-determining protein MinC — translation MSDVTLKGSKDGFSVIIDDSCDFEDAMKQLKNMIVEQTIGTDEDDVIQFTVKTGNRLFDEEQTARVRNIFSKYPQIELVNIESNVILKTESDKLIEDNKFNIETGIIRSGQKVEYQGDILFLGTLHDGSQISTDGSIYLLGEVHGIVQAGYPDNTNAAIIGNLNGGAQYRIADVVEIVTEDNADKFTNYKFAHIDDLHTISVEDLKEFKDVINETRKRTE, via the coding sequence ATGAGTGATGTCACTCTTAAAGGTAGTAAAGATGGTTTTTCAGTAATCATTGATGATTCATGTGATTTTGAAGATGCCATGAAGCAACTCAAGAATATGATTGTCGAACAGACTATTGGAACTGACGAAGATGATGTTATTCAATTTACAGTTAAAACTGGTAATCGTCTTTTTGATGAAGAACAAACAGCTCGTGTAAGAAATATCTTTTCAAAGTATCCCCAAATTGAACTAGTAAATATTGAATCTAATGTTATTTTAAAGACTGAATCAGATAAATTGATCGAAGATAACAAATTTAATATTGAAACTGGAATTATTCGAAGTGGGCAAAAAGTTGAGTATCAAGGGGATATCTTGTTCCTTGGTACCTTACATGATGGTTCTCAAATATCAACAGATGGATCAATTTATCTTTTGGGTGAAGTCCATGGTATTGTTCAAGCAGGTTATCCTGACAATACTAATGCTGCTATTATTGGAAACTTAAACGGTGGTGCCCAATATCGAATTGCTGATGTTGTTGAAATTGTTACTGAAGATAATGCTGATAAGTTTACTAATTATAAATTTGCACATATTGATGATCTTCATACGATTAGTGTGGAAGACTTAAAAGAATTTAAAGACGTAATTAATGAAACAAGAAAGAGGACCGAGTAG
- the thiT gene encoding energy-coupled thiamine transporter ThiT, with protein MAQNKELIILTEGAIVTAAAQALAFVPHSVGISSIEVVYGLIPMAIFALRRGLKAGLMAGLVWGLLDMLLRGLSTGSVMNPLQGFIEYPIAFGAIGLIGLGSYKVKQTISNGKNSLGWILAFSALGFSVKYLFHFIAGGIFWAAFAPKGMNPWIYSLVINGGSFIANMIMMLVLVIILHKVFNQLIMVKK; from the coding sequence ATGGCACAAAATAAGGAATTAATCATATTAACTGAAGGTGCTATTGTAACTGCTGCTGCACAAGCGCTAGCATTTGTCCCGCATTCAGTTGGAATTTCATCTATCGAAGTAGTTTATGGATTAATACCAATGGCCATTTTTGCATTGCGTCGTGGATTAAAGGCGGGGTTAATGGCTGGACTGGTGTGGGGATTACTGGATATGTTATTGCGTGGGCTTAGCACGGGAAGTGTCATGAACCCACTGCAGGGGTTTATTGAGTATCCAATTGCATTTGGAGCAATTGGATTAATTGGACTGGGCAGTTACAAAGTCAAACAGACGATTTCTAATGGTAAAAATTCACTGGGGTGGATTTTGGCATTCAGTGCTTTAGGCTTTTCAGTAAAATATTTATTTCACTTCATAGCTGGTGGTATTTTTTGGGCGGCCTTTGCTCCAAAGGGAATGAATCCTTGGATATATTCATTAGTAATTAATGGTGGTAGTTTTATTGCCAATATGATAATGATGTTGGTCTTAGTAATTATTTTGCACAAAGTATTTAATCAATTAATTATGGTAAAGAAATAA
- a CDS encoding bifunctional folylpolyglutamate synthase/dihydrofolate synthase encodes MFKTYEEAVNYIHSLPRLHKRNTLDDIKQALDRLDNPQNSYPTVHVTGTNGKGSTVNYLANLLETSGKRVGMFTSPFVIKFNERIQINHQMISDKEILDLVNQIVSVTEGIKLIEFEFVTVMGFLYFRDKVDIAIIEVGIGAEHDKTNVITPILSIITSIGLDHEKLIGPTIKDIAIEKSGIIKPQVPVVCGELPKSVESIIVERAKKEKSGLFQLGTNFYVSGFKTKEYKNQFTYGEKLVTIQDIQVYGFEKTDADNSAIAIKAFILIEKMLKSECSSRLIVNHIDDHLLLGREQIVQKDPLVLMDGAHNISAVDNLINSLTAIWPKKDIIILYTGMKDKDRADILTLLSSKVQMVYVSNLLMTRAAKKEDYDLDSYNNIQFVSDYHSKIDEVISKMTENQIFLITGSFYLISELESKFNS; translated from the coding sequence ATGTTTAAAACTTATGAAGAAGCAGTAAACTATATTCACTCATTACCACGATTACATAAAAGAAATACACTGGATGATATTAAGCAAGCTCTAGATAGGCTAGATAATCCTCAAAATTCATATCCTACTGTGCATGTAACTGGTACTAATGGGAAGGGATCGACTGTAAATTATTTGGCTAACTTGTTGGAGACATCTGGTAAAAGAGTCGGCATGTTTACTTCGCCTTTTGTAATCAAGTTTAATGAACGAATTCAAATTAATCATCAAATGATTAGCGACAAAGAAATATTAGATTTGGTTAATCAAATCGTTTCAGTTACAGAAGGAATCAAGTTAATTGAATTTGAATTTGTGACGGTTATGGGATTCTTATATTTTAGGGATAAGGTTGATATCGCAATAATAGAAGTTGGAATAGGTGCTGAGCATGACAAAACCAATGTTATTACCCCGATACTTTCTATAATTACTTCAATTGGGTTAGACCATGAAAAATTAATTGGTCCAACAATTAAAGATATAGCAATTGAAAAGTCTGGAATAATAAAACCTCAAGTTCCGGTAGTATGTGGGGAATTGCCAAAGTCGGTTGAGTCTATAATTGTTGAAAGAGCTAAGAAAGAAAAAAGTGGTCTATTTCAATTAGGTACGAATTTTTATGTTAGCGGTTTTAAAACCAAAGAATACAAAAATCAATTTACTTATGGTGAAAAATTGGTTACAATTCAAGACATTCAGGTTTATGGATTTGAAAAAACTGATGCGGATAATTCAGCCATTGCAATTAAGGCTTTTATCTTAATAGAGAAGATGCTCAAAAGTGAGTGTTCTAGCCGGTTGATCGTAAATCATATTGACGATCATCTGTTACTTGGCCGAGAACAAATTGTCCAAAAAGATCCTTTAGTGTTGATGGATGGTGCTCATAATATCTCAGCTGTTGATAATTTAATAAATTCTTTAACAGCAATCTGGCCTAAAAAAGATATAATTATCTTATACACAGGGATGAAGGACAAGGATAGAGCCGATATATTGACTTTATTGTCGTCTAAAGTTCAAATGGTATATGTATCAAATCTTTTGATGACTAGAGCTGCGAAAAAAGAAGACTATGATTTGGATAGTTATAATAACATTCAATTTGTGTCAGACTACCATTCAAAAATAGATGAGGTCATTTCTAAAATGACAGAAAATCAAATATTTTTGATAACTGGATCTTTTTATTTAATTTCGGAGTTAGAATCCAAATTTAATTCGTAA